The [Actinobacillus] rossii genome contains a region encoding:
- the rseC gene encoding sigma E positive regulator RseC/MucC, which yields MLIERAVVIGYEAGKAIVKCQSKSACSGCAAKTACGSSVLSELTGQHHEHVFRVTTITPVAIGQYVEIGLPERSLLQSVWLIYVLPLMAILVSTFIGNQFFNHELSIAAFIFLCTTATFLSVHFYTKKIQKKSAFQPILIRVLN from the coding sequence ATGTTAATTGAACGGGCAGTTGTTATTGGCTATGAAGCTGGAAAAGCCATCGTGAAATGTCAATCTAAAAGCGCTTGTAGTGGATGTGCAGCTAAAACAGCTTGTGGCTCTTCCGTACTTTCAGAATTAACTGGACAACATCATGAGCACGTTTTCCGTGTAACGACTATCACACCCGTGGCAATAGGCCAATACGTAGAAATTGGCTTACCCGAACGCTCACTATTACAATCTGTATGGCTAATTTATGTTCTGCCATTAATGGCTATTTTAGTCAGTACATTTATTGGCAACCAATTTTTTAATCACGAACTGAGTATCGCGGCTTTTATTTTTCTTTGCACCACAGCAACCTTTCTCAGCGTACATTTTTATACGAAAAAAATTCAAAAAAAATCGGCTTTTCAGCCGATTCTAATTAGAGTACTCAATTAG
- the rseA gene encoding anti sigma-E protein, RseA — MQKELLSAYVDGEHVSNEFTAKLCQDAELQASWGNFHAIRSIMRDETPVFLGADFTAKMEMLIDAEPAMVSQPTPEEAEQLPFVQKLKAMFAPLTQVAVAAAVCLVAVFGVQTYNAHQADKAADVPVLQTTPMLLQSAQQPVSYNAPAKDVTSPEKLEQKNKRMGAMLQSYEIQRRAQEDMQK; from the coding sequence ATGCAAAAAGAGTTACTTTCTGCGTATGTTGATGGTGAACACGTAAGTAACGAATTCACTGCAAAATTATGTCAAGACGCCGAACTTCAAGCAAGTTGGGGTAACTTTCATGCTATTCGTTCTATTATGCGTGACGAAACACCCGTGTTTTTAGGTGCTGATTTTACTGCCAAAATGGAAATGTTAATTGACGCAGAACCGGCTATGGTTTCTCAACCTACGCCAGAAGAAGCGGAACAATTGCCATTTGTACAAAAATTAAAAGCGATGTTTGCACCATTAACACAAGTTGCCGTAGCGGCAGCTGTGTGTTTAGTCGCAGTATTTGGCGTACAAACTTATAATGCACATCAAGCAGATAAAGCGGCAGATGTACCTGTATTACAAACGACACCAATGTTATTACAAAGTGCACAACAACCTGTGAGTTATAACGCACCAGCGAAAGATGTCACATCCCCAGAAAAACTTGAACAGAAAAATAAACGCATGGGAGCCATGTTGCAAAGTTATGAAATTCAACGTCGTGCCCAAGAAGATATGCAAAAATAA
- the rpoE_1 gene encoding RNA polymerase sigma factor RpoE, protein MAEQLTDQALVERVQQGDKKAFNLLVSRYQNKVAGLLTRYVPRNDIPDVVQESFIKAYRSMASFRGESAFYTWLYRIAVNTAKNYLTAQGRRPPSEDILAEDAESYDMGTSLRDVDTPENELLSSELRKIVFDTIESMQEELKTAITLRELEGLSYEEIAEIMDCPVGTVRSRIFRAREIIENKINPLIQR, encoded by the coding sequence ATGGCTGAACAGCTGACAGATCAAGCTTTAGTAGAACGCGTCCAGCAAGGGGATAAAAAAGCTTTTAATTTATTGGTTTCTCGTTACCAAAACAAAGTTGCAGGACTTTTAACCCGTTATGTGCCACGTAATGATATTCCAGATGTGGTGCAAGAATCTTTCATCAAGGCTTACCGTTCAATGGCGTCTTTTCGTGGGGAAAGTGCGTTCTATACTTGGCTTTACCGAATTGCCGTAAATACGGCAAAGAATTATCTCACTGCACAAGGACGTCGTCCACCGAGTGAAGATATTTTGGCAGAAGATGCTGAAAGTTATGATATGGGAACAAGTCTTCGTGATGTCGATACACCAGAGAATGAACTTTTATCATCAGAATTGCGTAAAATTGTCTTTGATACAATTGAAAGTATGCAAGAAGAATTAAAAACAGCAATTACATTACGCGAACTTGAAGGTTTAAGTTATGAAGAAATTGCTGAAATTATGGATTGTCCAGTGGGAACAGTGCGTTCACGAATTTTCCGCGCACGTGAAATTATTGAAAATAAAATTAATCCGTTAATTCAACGTTAA
- the ygfY gene encoding Flavinator of succinate dehydrogenase: MEYNKLRIEWDCRRGMLELDKVIMPFYQQHFDHLSDHQKAVFVRLLACTDLQLFSWFFNRTSAPDAELQAMVDYIQHTLKLSS; the protein is encoded by the coding sequence ATGGAATATAATAAATTACGCATTGAATGGGATTGCCGCCGTGGTATGTTGGAATTAGATAAAGTGATCATGCCATTTTATCAACAACATTTTGATCATTTATCTGATCACCAAAAAGCCGTTTTTGTGCGCTTATTAGCTTGTACGGATTTGCAGTTATTCTCTTGGTTTTTTAACCGCACTTCTGCGCCAGATGCAGAATTACAAGCGATGGTCGACTATATTCAACATACTTTGAAATTGTCTTCTTAA
- the pdxH gene encoding pyridoxamine 5'-phosphate oxidase, whose protein sequence is MDLHNIREDYTQQELSAKQCDADPLKQFEKWLNEAINAKVNEPTAMNIATINEKGFPSSRVVLLKELTPQGFVFFTNYHSQKGQALTHNPVAALNFFWPELERQVRIEGKVTKLDKHASDEYFESRPYISRIGAWASEQSAVISSKSFLLSKAAMIAAKHPLHVPRPPHWGGYIVQPTMIEFWQGRPSRLHDRIRYRLDHNEWIKERLSP, encoded by the coding sequence GTGGATTTACATAATATTCGGGAAGATTATACCCAGCAAGAATTGTCGGCAAAACAATGTGATGCAGATCCCTTAAAGCAATTTGAGAAATGGTTGAATGAAGCCATTAACGCGAAAGTAAACGAACCTACTGCGATGAACATCGCAACGATAAATGAAAAGGGTTTTCCAAGTAGTCGCGTGGTATTATTGAAAGAACTCACACCACAAGGGTTTGTTTTCTTCACTAATTATCATAGCCAAAAGGGCCAAGCATTAACGCACAATCCCGTTGCTGCACTTAATTTCTTTTGGCCAGAGCTTGAACGCCAAGTGCGCATCGAAGGAAAGGTGACAAAATTGGATAAACACGCCTCAGACGAATATTTTGAAAGTCGTCCTTATATCAGTCGTATTGGTGCTTGGGCAAGTGAACAAAGTGCGGTCATTTCGAGCAAAAGTTTTTTGTTGAGCAAAGCCGCCATGATTGCAGCCAAGCATCCATTGCACGTACCACGACCACCTCATTGGGGTGGATATATCGTGCAGCCAACAATGATTGAATTTTGGCAAGGTCGTCCAAGTCGTTTACATGATCGTATTCGTTATCGTTTAGACCATAATGAATGGATTAAAGAACGCCTTTCACCTTAG